The genomic region AGCTCGTCCAGTGGTTGATCCAGATGAAACCGAAGCACATCAACACGACCAGCAACGATGGCCGCACCTTGCTGCATATTGCCGCCGGGCACGACAACGTGGACCTGTGcaagctgctgctggagctcGGGGCCGATGTGAACCTGCTGTATCGACCGTCCTCCAAGAGTGCCCCGCTGACGCCCCTGGACTATGCACTAGCCAAGGGCTACCGGTCGACGGCGAAGTACCTACAGATGCAGGGTGGCCTGCCTGCGAACAAGCTGCGCCTTTCCGGGCGGCAGCAGAAAATCCTGCCCGACATTGACCGCGTGGAGCCGCTGAAGCTGACCGAGAAGGAAGAGCTGATCGATCTGAAGACCTCGAAGCGCTACATCGTCTATCTGAACTCGAACTCGGAGAGCGAAACGGCAGACGAGCGGACGCACCGAAAGAGCCGCCACAAGCGGAAAGGTTCCAGTCAGCCGCGGGGACGTCGCACCAGCAGCTGCAGCGACACAGTCTACCTGTACAGGGAGGGTGCGAACGACATAAGCCGGTCGCGGAGCAACGCCGAGCTGCATCGGTCGCACGGGAGACATGGGCGACGTGGCAGTAGCTGTTCGTCGACGGCTAGTACCGGCTCCAGCGGATCGTCCTCGGGGGGTCACGGTGGAGGCGATTGCTGCCGACACGTACGCCGTAGACACAAGTGCTACCGGAAGTGTTCTTCCAAGCGGACGCACTCGCGCGACCGGCATAAAGACCGCGAGCGTGAACGCGACCGGGAGGAGAAGCCGGACACGCAGAAGGAGTACGAGTTTAAGTACGCCGAGAAGAAGGAACCCGGGCCGCGAAAGCCTGGCGAACGGTGCGGGAAGATAATCTTGAAGCAGATCCACAGCGGCTCGTCGGAAAACGACTCCACTGGGGAGAATGGGCGAGCGGCTCCCGGGGGCTTGAAATTTAGCTCGGAGCGGAACGGACGGGGTACCCATCTTGGGCTTCCGGCGGGTCAGATGGCCCAGTATGGTGCCGGTGGTAGCGGCGGTGGTGGAACATACGACCCGTCTGGAGGTGGGGATTATTACGAAGATCCCATGTCCCCGCGGTCGCCTCCGCGTGCCGAGTTCAACATTCGCAAGGAGTCGGACACCAAGAGTGAGGGTAAGTCGTCCGACTCGAGCgtgacgaagaagaaaaagagcaaaGTGGGAGCGGGCAAAAAGTCCAAAACGGCGAAGGCTCCAAAAAAGTCCGAATCACCCAGTGACGAGGAAACCCGGGGCGGTTCGGTGGAGGTGGTCACGGAGGCGCAAGTCCATCAGCCTCCGCCACCATCACCGGTGCCACCAGCTCAACCACCGGAAGTGGGTTCTATGGCGAAGTCGACTGAGGACGACGGAGCGGCGACGGACGCGACGTACACGATCGAGCAGCGGACCCGATCCGACGTCGAGGGACTCAGCGAGCCGGAAGAGCGATCCGCCATTGGGAAGGGTGGGGTACAGGGGAAGCCAGCCACGGAGACGATCGAGGAAGTGCGTGACGAGCCGGCGCCGGAGGTAATGGCGGTGCAGCAGCAGGCAGCCTCCACCACATCCCGCGCTAAGGATCGCTCAAAGCTCAAGTCCGCCAAGAGCGATAGCAAAAGCCGATCCAAATCCGACTCCTCCGAGCGGGAGATCGTAAAGGGAAAGGGATCAAAGGTGGAAGAACCACCGTTACCACCCCCACCACCGCCGACGCCCCCTTTAGTGCAAGAGGAGCAGCCTCCGGAACCAGCTCCGGAACCACCTCAACCAGAACCGATAACTCACCCCGATCCGGAACCACCGGAACCAGAATCACTGCCACACCAAGAAACGTTGATAGAGGCGACCGAAGATAGACATACAGTAGGCGACGATGAGTCCATGATCGCTGAGGAATCGTTGCCACCTCTGATCGAACCAGAAGAGCCACCGATCGAGGAGCGCGAAGAGCCacacgatacaaaaaacgagCAACCGCCACCGGTGGAGATGGCACAGCAGGAGGAGCGGGAAGATAAAGGTACCCCAGAGGAGTCGACCGAAAGCACTCCAACGAAATCGAGCGACGAAACGGAACCACTCTCGGTGGTGGAGGAATCAGTTACGAAGGCGTTTGAAGAGCCAGTTCCAGAGAAAGAGGTGGAAGTAGTTCCTCCCGTGCTAGCGGTAGAACTTTCGTCCTCCAAAGAAGAGGAGAAGGTGCAAACTACAGAGCAGCCAAGGGAGCGTCCAAAACTGCGCCGCTCCATGGAATCGAAGATGGAGAGCGTGGAAGAGGAGCGACCAGCGGAACCAGCTCCGTTGCTCGACCAGGAGAAGGTCGATCAGACGCGAGGGTTCTTCGTCAGCCTAGAGGACGGTGGCGGGTCGGCCACCGAGCAAGAcgaaaagaagaagcaaatgaagaaaatcaagaaaaaaccTCGCCTAAAGGAGGACGAACAGGAACAACAAAGCAGCAAGGATCAGGATTCGGGATTCGAGCCGAGTCCGCAAGCGGTTCGCAGTAGGCCAACTATCTTCGAGCGGCCAACGCACACGGCCACACTGCCACGTCGCTCGGCGTTCACGATGGTGGAGGAGCGTGCGGTTAGTTCGCGACCGGAAGGACGGAAGCCGGGTGACAAGAGCGCCGTCAACATGACCACCGTCCAGCAGTCGATCCACAGGAATATCCGCAGGTAAGCAGCGAGTGCACGGTACGCCTCGAAGTGGCGTTTAGTAGCCGTAGTCTTTTTTAGCCGCCGGTAGCCTCGGTGTGAAcgatcacacaaacacacacacacatacacacacgaacCCACATAGATCATCCACATACTCACCGCTCTTAGATCCCTGTGAGTGATTGTGATCTGTGAATTGTGCGACGAATGGCTGCGATGGTTGCAtgtgaaccgtagtgtgtgaatgtgtttcgcaaaagaaaatactttTCCCACCCCGATCCTTGCCAAATGGTTCCCCGCGTCCCGTAACCTACCCTTAACTAGTCTCGTGCCACTCGAAAGACCTAACTCTGAAGCCGAACCCCTCCCCCGTATTGTTGTTTCAGATAAAAAGAATGATAAAGTATGAAGATGAGTTGCTCGTAAACTGtaagaaaaccgaaaacagAGTGACATacactaaaaaaaacacaactgtGAACAGAAAACACGTACTCAGACCCATCTGCATCGTTGGCCGTCGTCCTGTAAGagataacgaaaaaaaggacacaaaCTCTTAATATCCTAGCAGACGCTGGAGCAAAAGCAATGGCTACTACAAACTACTCTAGAAGACATATTTTACCTATTCACATCGGTAGCTCCTCTAATCAACATAATCCTGGTGAAATTTTAAAGTTTAGTAATACAAGAAATGAAAGTGAACTATTTAAAAGGAACACATTGAGCCCCTCAAAATaatgtgaaaataatttttataattaacaTTCTATGGAAGATTTAATCTGGAaaaattcaaagtttgtaGTCAAATGTACTCAATCCAACTCGTATTTTCCATAGAAGCTCCCATGTAACCGTAGCATATGTTGTGGTTTCCAAGTGTAGACAGGTGTGACTTTAGGGGTTTCTTGTTGGAACCGATTGTAGTTTTAGAACCAACAACGTCTACGTTGATAATCCATAGGTAAGAGGCACCATCTATAACTGCGTTTGTGTGATTTTGCGGGCAAAAAGTGTGCTAGATGGCAACGAGTGGTAGAAAATAGTAATTTCATGTGTGATAGTACCCTAAGAGTCAGGGGATGGAAGGGCGTAACTTgataacgaaacaaaaacccaccgAAGTGAATCCAGCCACTGAACCACCCTATGGACTTTCTAATCGAGAAGTTAACCTAGTTGAGCACATAAACGTGTT from Anopheles coustani chromosome 3, idAnoCousDA_361_x.2, whole genome shotgun sequence harbors:
- the LOC131272623 gene encoding uncharacterized protein LOC131272623, with protein sequence MEPHSEPHRRTPPVKGRRKKSTKHSVKFKEQGDQEVLVVTVEPPSPSPGSPEPAKTAVTFALPPLSPPRRVKVSPAGARSPTKEGAPKRAPDAGEQRLSEGCTSLMYACQQGLTGDILKELRQKPSAVHRRDRSNKSALHYCSSAQDIAAAASVAMVAPELIEAADEDGFTPLHLAVIQGNLQLVNLLLANGADVNALDNEGHSVVHWATVCGEVDALRAVLAAGADVSTPDINGGSPLHYAAQMCGANYEGKTARASAKLALEILNTLLNHPDTTVEVEDKDGRQPLLWAASAGSAKAVLALIKAGAHVESADKDGLTALHCAASRGHTECIDSLINLCGAHTDQIDSNGCTALHYAVTLGHADATSLLLKLDADPNRQDRKGRTPAHCGCAKGQMETVKILHAKKGNLWLRNAKGDLPVHDAASSGRRQLVQWLIQMKPKHINTTSNDGRTLLHIAAGHDNVDLCKLLLELGADVNLLYRPSSKSAPLTPLDYALAKGYRSTAKYLQMQGGLPANKLRLSGRQQKILPDIDRVEPLKLTEKEELIDLKTSKRYIVYLNSNSESETADERTHRKSRHKRKGSSQPRGRRTSSCSDTVYLYREGANDISRSRSNAELHRSHGRHGRRGSSCSSTASTGSSGSSSGGHGGGDCCRHVRRRHKCYRKCSSKRTHSRDRHKDRERERDREEKPDTQKEYEFKYAEKKEPGPRKPGERCGKIILKQIHSGSSENDSTGENGRAAPGGLKFSSERNGRGTHLGLPAGQMAQYGAGGSGGGGTYDPSGGGDYYEDPMSPRSPPRAEFNIRKESDTKSEGKSSDSSVTKKKKSKVGAGKKSKTAKAPKKSESPSDEETRGGSVEVVTEAQVHQPPPPSPVPPAQPPEVGSMAKSTEDDGAATDATYTIEQRTRSDVEGLSEPEERSAIGKGGVQGKPATETIEEVRDEPAPEVMAVQQQAASTTSRAKDRSKLKSAKSDSKSRSKSDSSEREIVKGKGSKVEEPPLPPPPPPTPPLVQEEQPPEPAPEPPQPEPITHPDPEPPEPESLPHQETLIEATEDRHTVGDDESMIAEESLPPLIEPEEPPIEEREEPHDTKNEQPPPVEMAQQEEREDKGTPEESTESTPTKSSDETEPLSVVEESVTKAFEEPVPEKEVEVVPPVLAVELSSSKEEEKVQTTEQPRERPKLRRSMESKMESVEEERPAEPAPLLDQEKVDQTRGFFVSLEDGGGSATEQDEKKKQMKKIKKKPRLKEDEQEQQSSKDQDSGFEPSPQAVRSRPTIFERPTHTATLPRRSAFTMVEERAVSSRPEGRKPGDKSAVNMTTVQQSIHRNIRRYYMERKIFQHLLELKSLQIRSTKVNESVLVKRAVDDYHKSTIELGYETGSTLKRYPYTEYSFRNFELFLYDTLKSLQKKETYNFQNISEVYDEAERRLSPDVSRYERALNCTTKTHRCLHATHAYTGIPCAAYIPMMNHHTIPKLGFGPYKSSSSGVGSFFLPKILTHPTDRSCAGGKVALELTHGNSKQVITLPSEKLDSNKRYYVTFTLNPNGTSDGDPPPVPPVPPTLSAGSARAAAHQPQSHGEHQPSDPDAQDSAQSPRARQQQHQQQQHQQQHQQPSATVLRQQQQQEHPQSPSQPYSLPAVEQQRVAAGSRGGAL